From one Lolium rigidum isolate FL_2022 chromosome 4, APGP_CSIRO_Lrig_0.1, whole genome shotgun sequence genomic stretch:
- the LOC124706306 gene encoding haloacid dehalogenase-like hydrolase domain-containing protein Sgpp — MYASARGSQPHVSSRPLDHSTVPLPSSPCSGSSKNTSVRFGGYKNQAARAHRRSVAVAADMSDAGDRDLQKLAPLEAILFDIDGTLCDSDPFHFLAFRDLLQQVGFNDGVPITEEFYSANISGWHNDALAGQLFPELDHDKAMEFMDQKEALFRRLAAGELKGLDGLQDLCKWIEDRNLKRAAVTNAPRANAELVLSLLGLTSFFPVLVIGSECERAKPSPDPYLKALELIGASPDHTFIFEDSASGVRAGVAAGVAVVGLTTGNPEKVLRDAGASLLIEDFRDPKLLAMLQELDPAAAEK, encoded by the exons ATGTACGCCTCCGCGCGCGGTTCGCAGCCACACGTCTCCTCTCGTCCTCTCGACCACTCTACTGTACCACTACCATCCTCGCCTTGCAGCGGCAGCAGCAAGAACACCAGCGTCCGATTCGGCGGATACAAGAACCAAGCCGCGCGCGCCCACCGGAGGAGCGTCGCCGTAGCAGCCGACATGTCGGACGCCGGCGACAG GGATCTGCAGAAGCTGGCGCCGCTGGAGGCCATCCTGTTCGACATCGACGGCACCCTCTGCGACTCGGATCCCTTCCACTTCCTCGCCTTCCGCGACCTGCTGCAGCAG GTTGGCTTCAACGACGGGGTCCCCATCACCGAGGAGTTCTACAGCGCCAACATCAGCGGATGGCACAACGACGCCCTCGCCGGCCAGCTGTTCCCGGAGCTCGACCACGACAAGGCCATGGAGTTCATGGACCAGAAGGAAGCACTCTTCAGA AGGTTGGCGGCAGGAGAGCTCAAAGGACTAGACGGCCTGCAGGATCTGTGTAAGTGGATTGAAGACCGCAACCTGAAGCGTGCAGCGGTGACGAACGCCCCAAGAGCGAACGCCGAGCTTGTGCTGTCGCTCCTCGGGCTCACCAGCTTCTTCCCTGTGCTCGTCATCGGGAGCGAGTGCGAGAGAGCCAAGCCGTCCCCGGACCCCTATCTCAAGGCCCTCGAGCTCATCGGTGCTTCTCCTGATCACACCTTCATATTTGAG GACTCTGCGTCGGGAGTCCGGGCTGGTGTCGCTGCTGGTGTCGCCGTGGTTGGCCTTACCACGGGGAACCCGGAGAAGGTGCTGAGGGACGCGGGGGCGAGCTTGCTGATCGAGGATTTCCGGGACCCAAAGCTGCTGGCCATGCTTCAGGAGCTGGACCCTGCCGCTGCAGAGAAGTAA